In Halapricum desulfuricans, a single window of DNA contains:
- a CDS encoding ABC transporter ATP-binding protein, protein MAIETTADRVAIDDVSMVYDGSNGPVEALREVSFAVDPGEFVTIVGPSGCGKTTLFRIIAGLQTPTEGEVRLDGDVIDGPGPDLGIVFQEYHLFPWRTVSGNVGFGLEQDGTPAPERRERVEQLLETVGLDGFGDTHPKDLSGGMKQRVALARALAPDPDLLLMDEPFGAVDAQTKAKLQEELLDVWTETGKTVLFVTHDIEEAIKLGDRVVVMDREPGRVQEIVDIDLERPRSRSDRAFGSYYEELLGLIEY, encoded by the coding sequence ATGGCGATAGAAACCACTGCGGATCGCGTCGCGATCGACGACGTGTCGATGGTCTACGACGGCTCGAACGGTCCCGTCGAGGCGCTTCGAGAGGTGTCCTTCGCGGTCGATCCCGGCGAGTTCGTCACGATCGTCGGTCCCTCTGGCTGTGGCAAGACGACGCTGTTCCGGATCATTGCCGGGCTGCAGACGCCCACCGAAGGCGAGGTGCGACTGGACGGCGACGTGATCGACGGACCGGGCCCGGATCTGGGGATCGTCTTCCAGGAGTACCACCTCTTCCCCTGGCGGACGGTCTCGGGCAACGTCGGGTTCGGGCTGGAGCAGGACGGCACGCCGGCGCCCGAGCGTCGTGAGCGCGTCGAACAACTGCTGGAGACGGTCGGACTCGACGGGTTCGGGGACACCCACCCGAAGGACCTCTCGGGCGGGATGAAACAGCGCGTCGCGCTCGCTCGCGCGCTGGCTCCCGACCCCGATCTGCTGTTGATGGACGAACCGTTCGGAGCGGTCGACGCACAGACGAAGGCGAAGCTGCAGGAAGAGTTGCTCGACGTCTGGACGGAGACGGGCAAGACCGTGCTGTTCGTCACTCACGACATCGAGGAGGCGATCAAACTCGGCGATCGAGTCGTCGTGATGGATCGAGAGCCGGGACGCGTCCAGGAAATCGTCGACATCGATCTCGAGCGGCCGCGCTCGCGCTCGGATCGCGCCTTCGGCAGCTACTACGAGGAACTCCTCGGACTGATCGAATACTGA
- a CDS encoding minichromosome maintenance protein MCM has protein sequence MATADNTELIDRFEEFYRDYYRNEIGELAQKYPSEQKSLFVDWQDLYRFDPDLAEDVRNQPEQLQEYAEEALRLYDLPVDVKLGQAHVRIENLPETTGIRDIRADHRGQLISVQGIVRKATEVRPKVTDAAFECQRCGTLTRIPQTTGDFQEPHECQGCERQGPFRINFDQSEFIDAQKIRVQESPEGLRGGETPQSIDINIEDDITGNVTAGDHVRVTGVLKLDQRESGNEKTPMFDTYMDGMTVEIEDEQFEEMDITDEDKKEIVELSNEPDIYEQMVGAIAPSIYGYEQEKLSMILQLFSGVSKDLPDGSRIRGDLHMLLIGDPGTGKSQMLSYIQNIAPRSVYTSGKGSSAAGLTAAAVRDDFGDGQQWTLEAGALVLADQGIAAVDELDKMAADDRSAMHEALEQQSISVSKAGINATLKSRCSLLGAANPKYGRFDQYEPIGEQIDLEPALISRFDLIFTVTDKPDEEKDRKLAQHILTTNYAGELHTHRQENATPDFSAEEVETVTEEVDPTIEPELLRKYIAYAKRNCFPTMTEEAKDEIESFYVDLRSKGQDEDAAVPVTARKIEALIRLAESSARVRLSDTVEQRDAERVIEIVRSSLQDIGVDPETGELDADVVETGTSKSQRDRIQNIKGIIADIQDEYDDGAPVEVVIERAEEVGIDESKAEHEIEKLKQQGEIYEPTNGNLRTT, from the coding sequence ATGGCCACCGCGGACAACACCGAACTCATCGATCGCTTCGAGGAGTTCTACCGGGATTACTACCGCAACGAGATCGGCGAACTCGCACAGAAGTACCCCTCCGAACAGAAGTCGCTGTTCGTCGACTGGCAGGACCTCTATCGGTTCGACCCGGATCTGGCCGAGGACGTTCGCAACCAGCCCGAGCAGCTACAAGAGTACGCCGAAGAGGCGCTGCGACTGTACGACCTCCCTGTCGACGTCAAACTCGGGCAGGCCCACGTCCGGATCGAGAACCTGCCCGAGACGACGGGCATCCGGGACATCCGGGCTGATCACCGCGGACAACTCATCAGCGTTCAGGGGATCGTCCGTAAGGCCACGGAAGTCCGTCCCAAGGTGACCGACGCGGCCTTCGAGTGTCAGCGTTGCGGGACGCTGACCCGCATTCCACAGACGACCGGCGACTTCCAGGAGCCCCACGAGTGCCAGGGCTGTGAACGGCAGGGGCCGTTCCGGATCAACTTCGACCAGTCGGAGTTCATCGACGCCCAGAAGATCCGCGTTCAGGAATCCCCCGAGGGACTGCGCGGCGGCGAGACGCCCCAGTCGATCGACATCAATATCGAGGACGACATCACTGGCAACGTCACCGCGGGCGATCACGTCCGCGTGACCGGCGTCCTCAAACTCGACCAGCGCGAGAGCGGCAACGAGAAGACCCCCATGTTCGACACGTACATGGACGGGATGACCGTCGAGATCGAGGACGAGCAGTTCGAGGAGATGGACATCACCGACGAGGACAAAAAGGAGATCGTCGAGCTCTCGAACGAACCCGACATCTACGAGCAGATGGTCGGCGCGATCGCCCCCTCGATCTACGGCTACGAGCAGGAGAAGCTTTCGATGATCCTCCAGCTGTTCTCGGGCGTCTCGAAGGACCTCCCCGACGGCTCTCGGATCCGTGGGGACCTGCATATGCTCTTGATCGGTGACCCCGGAACTGGCAAATCGCAGATGTTATCATATATACAAAATATCGCCCCGAGATCCGTCTATACATCGGGGAAAGGTAGCAGTGCTGCAGGCCTTACTGCTGCGGCTGTTAGAGACGACTTCGGAGACGGCCAGCAGTGGACTTTAGAGGCTGGAGCGCTCGTTCTCGCCGATCAAGGGATCGCGGCAGTCGACGAACTCGACAAGATGGCCGCGGACGATCGATCGGCAATGCACGAAGCACTCGAGCAACAGTCAATTAGCGTAAGTAAAGCCGGAATTAACGCGACACTGAAAAGTCGCTGTTCGTTGCTCGGCGCGGCAAACCCCAAGTACGGGCGATTCGATCAGTACGAGCCGATCGGCGAGCAGATCGATCTGGAGCCCGCCCTCATTTCGCGGTTCGATCTGATCTTTACGGTCACGGACAAGCCCGACGAGGAGAAGGATCGAAAGCTGGCCCAGCACATCCTGACGACCAATTACGCGGGCGAGTTGCACACCCACCGTCAGGAGAACGCGACGCCGGACTTCTCGGCGGAGGAAGTCGAGACTGTCACCGAGGAGGTCGACCCAACAATCGAGCCCGAACTCCTGCGGAAGTACATCGCCTACGCCAAGCGCAACTGCTTCCCGACGATGACCGAGGAGGCCAAAGACGAGATCGAGTCGTTCTACGTCGACCTGCGCTCGAAAGGCCAGGACGAGGACGCCGCAGTCCCCGTCACCGCCCGGAAGATCGAGGCGCTCATCCGGCTGGCGGAATCCTCTGCCCGAGTTCGTCTTTCGGACACTGTCGAGCAACGCGACGCCGAGCGAGTGATCGAGATCGTCCGCTCGTCGCTGCAGGACATCGGCGTCGACCCCGAGACCGGCGAACTCGACGCCGACGTCGTCGAGACGGGGACCTCGAAGAGCCAGCGCGACCGCATCCAGAATATCAAGGGGATCATCGCCGACATCCAGGACGAGTACGACGACGGCGCGCCGGTCGAGGTCGTGATCGAGCGCGCCGAGGAAGTCGGGATCGACGAGTCGAAGGCCGAACACGAGATCGAGAAACTCAAACAGCAAGGCGAGATCTACGAGCCGACCAACGGTAATCTGCGGACGACGTGA
- a CDS encoding ATP-dependent DNA helicase produces MATEPSYLRFFPYEQPYDHQREAMGRIYDALGDGRDVLFEGACGTGKTLASLTPALEYARETDKTVVITTNVHQQTRQFIEEASAIAQTEDLRAVVFRGKASMCHIDVGYEECQALRDTTREQVELERERAELERRQRELLDASQAGEGEAAEARSAVMDDLESIEDDLSAFEDRATCEHYYRNLTADIDEFYAWLYDDVRTPDDIYAYADRQGLCGYELLKEGMDGVDLVIANYHHLLDPMIREQFFRWLGRDPGDVIAVFDEAHNVEDAAREHARRTLTETTLGQALEELEETDDPRVEAARNVIETYRDALAATYRETMGPDTVREAEVDDQWTDLSIANEDRKDDLTLSFLRSYTGPGYREELERALELGRELDQRYEEAYKDGETTVRKECQTLQAATFLEAWFDEGDSQGMYPVISVRKQTDDGQNGLGDDSAGEIYGRAELYTCIPERVTRSLFDDLHAGVLMSATLRPFEVTEDVLGLTDAETMAYGAQFPAERRRTYAVQAPALFASERDDPATQDTVTRVLEDAVEFTPGNTLAFFPSYAEAERYYHRVETDAERYLDEPATPANELREEFTGSDDGVLFSSLWGTLTEGVSYDGDDARTVVVVGVPYPHLDDRMDAVQQAYQVAFGGEGPDGDDEAGWRYAVEIPTVRKTRQALGRVVRSPTDFGARILVDKRYTRDAEIEMRDYAVRKTFPPEERAEMIDVEPEKLKFGLLNFYNDLDAYDGDPPKP; encoded by the coding sequence GTGGCAACAGAGCCGTCGTATCTCCGGTTTTTCCCCTACGAGCAGCCCTACGACCACCAGCGAGAGGCGATGGGGCGGATCTACGACGCGCTCGGAGACGGTCGGGACGTGCTCTTTGAAGGGGCCTGCGGGACGGGCAAGACGCTTGCGTCGCTGACGCCGGCACTGGAGTACGCCCGCGAGACCGACAAGACCGTCGTCATCACGACGAACGTCCACCAGCAGACCCGTCAGTTCATCGAGGAGGCCAGCGCGATCGCACAGACCGAGGACCTGCGTGCGGTCGTCTTCCGCGGGAAGGCCTCGATGTGTCACATCGACGTCGGTTACGAGGAGTGTCAGGCCCTGCGGGACACGACCCGCGAACAGGTCGAACTCGAACGCGAACGGGCCGAACTCGAGCGCCGCCAGCGGGAACTGCTCGACGCGAGCCAAGCCGGCGAGGGCGAGGCCGCGGAGGCACGGTCGGCCGTGATGGATGACCTTGAGTCGATCGAGGACGACCTCTCGGCGTTCGAGGACCGGGCGACCTGCGAGCACTACTACCGGAACCTGACCGCCGACATCGACGAGTTCTACGCGTGGCTGTACGACGACGTTCGCACGCCCGACGACATCTACGCATACGCCGACCGGCAGGGCCTGTGTGGGTACGAACTCCTCAAGGAGGGGATGGACGGGGTCGATCTGGTGATCGCGAACTATCATCACCTGCTGGATCCGATGATCCGCGAGCAGTTCTTCCGGTGGCTGGGTCGCGACCCCGGGGACGTCATCGCGGTCTTCGACGAGGCGCACAACGTCGAGGACGCCGCTCGCGAGCACGCCCGGCGGACGCTCACTGAGACCACACTCGGGCAGGCGCTGGAGGAACTCGAGGAGACCGACGACCCCCGCGTCGAGGCTGCCCGAAACGTCATCGAGACTTACCGGGACGCTCTCGCGGCGACCTACAGGGAGACGATGGGTCCCGACACGGTTCGGGAAGCGGAGGTCGACGATCAGTGGACGGACCTGTCGATCGCCAACGAGGACCGCAAGGACGACCTGACGCTGTCGTTCCTGCGCTCCTACACCGGTCCCGGCTACCGTGAGGAACTGGAGCGCGCGCTGGAACTCGGTCGGGAACTCGACCAGCGCTACGAGGAGGCCTACAAGGACGGCGAGACCACCGTTCGCAAGGAGTGTCAGACGCTGCAGGCGGCGACGTTCCTCGAAGCGTGGTTCGACGAGGGTGACAGTCAGGGGATGTATCCCGTCATAAGCGTTCGTAAGCAGACTGACGACGGACAGAACGGCCTCGGTGACGACTCGGCTGGGGAAATATATGGTCGCGCCGAGTTGTACACGTGTATCCCCGAGCGCGTCACTCGGTCGCTGTTCGACGACCTCCACGCGGGAGTGTTGATGAGCGCGACGCTGCGACCGTTCGAGGTGACTGAGGATGTACTCGGCCTGACTGACGCAGAGACGATGGCCTACGGTGCGCAGTTCCCAGCGGAACGTCGGCGGACCTACGCCGTGCAAGCGCCCGCGCTGTTCGCCAGCGAGCGTGACGATCCGGCCACTCAGGACACCGTCACGAGGGTGCTGGAGGACGCGGTCGAGTTCACGCCGGGGAACACGCTCGCCTTCTTCCCGAGTTACGCCGAGGCCGAACGGTACTACCACCGGGTCGAGACCGACGCGGAGCGATATCTCGACGAACCAGCCACGCCGGCCAACGAGTTGCGCGAGGAGTTCACCGGCAGCGACGACGGCGTGCTCTTCTCGTCGCTGTGGGGGACGCTCACCGAGGGCGTCAGTTACGACGGCGACGACGCCCGGACGGTCGTGGTGGTCGGCGTACCCTATCCGCATCTCGACGATCGGATGGACGCCGTCCAGCAGGCCTATCAGGTCGCCTTCGGCGGCGAGGGACCCGATGGAGACGACGAAGCTGGCTGGCGGTATGCCGTCGAGATCCCCACGGTTCGAAAGACCCGGCAGGCGCTGGGGCGGGTCGTGCGCTCGCCGACGGATTTCGGGGCGCGGATTCTCGTCGACAAACGCTACACCCGCGACGCCGAGATCGAGATGCGCGACTACGCCGTCCGCAAGACTTTCCCGCCGGAGGAGCGCGCGGAGATGATCGATGTCGAACCGGAGAAGTTGAAGTTCGGGCTGTTGAACTTCTACAACGATCTGGACGCCTACGATGGGGATCCGCCGAAGCCGTGA
- a CDS encoding 2,3-butanediol dehydrogenase, which produces MDAARYYGQEDIRVEDIEPDEVGPEEVRIDVEACGICGSDLHEYTAGPIFVPGDAPHPVSGVQAPLTMGHEFSGTISEVGSDVTDLSEGDAVAVNPIIYCGECPRCEAGEYHRCESLGFTGLASNGGFAENVVVDAEQAVLLGDMPVEHGALVEPLAVALHAARVADVSPGDSVAVFGSGPIGLCQIQALRVAGAGPIIVSEPRDRRRERAEACGADVLIDPTEEDALEAIRAETGEGVDIAFDVAGVEATYNQAINSTRPGGRVAEVSIFEEGVETQPNDLVIPERELVGSIAYQGGPRSAEEFGMVIDMLEDGRFDPDPLITDRIDLDDITDEGFERLIDPDSDQVKILVKP; this is translated from the coding sequence ATGGACGCAGCCAGATATTACGGACAGGAGGACATCCGCGTCGAGGACATTGAACCGGACGAAGTCGGACCCGAAGAAGTTCGGATCGACGTCGAGGCCTGCGGGATCTGTGGGTCGGATCTCCACGAGTACACCGCCGGGCCGATTTTCGTTCCCGGGGACGCGCCCCACCCTGTTTCGGGTGTACAGGCACCCCTCACGATGGGTCACGAATTCAGCGGCACGATCTCGGAGGTTGGATCGGATGTCACTGACCTCTCAGAGGGGGACGCCGTCGCCGTCAACCCGATTATCTACTGTGGGGAGTGTCCTCGCTGTGAGGCCGGCGAGTATCACCGCTGTGAGTCGCTCGGGTTCACTGGACTGGCCTCCAACGGCGGGTTCGCCGAGAATGTCGTCGTCGACGCTGAACAGGCTGTTCTGCTCGGAGACATGCCCGTCGAACACGGCGCACTCGTCGAACCGCTGGCGGTCGCGCTGCACGCCGCGCGCGTCGCCGACGTCTCCCCCGGCGATTCGGTCGCCGTGTTCGGGAGCGGCCCGATCGGACTCTGCCAGATTCAGGCTCTGCGAGTCGCGGGTGCCGGACCGATCATCGTCTCGGAGCCGCGCGACCGGCGACGCGAGCGCGCCGAGGCGTGCGGCGCGGATGTGCTGATCGACCCGACCGAGGAAGACGCCCTCGAGGCGATCCGCGCCGAGACCGGCGAGGGCGTGGACATCGCATTCGACGTCGCTGGCGTCGAGGCGACCTACAACCAGGCGATAAACAGCACGCGCCCCGGCGGGCGCGTCGCGGAAGTCAGCATCTTCGAGGAGGGCGTCGAGACACAGCCGAACGACCTGGTCATCCCCGAGCGCGAACTCGTCGGTTCGATCGCCTATCAGGGCGGTCCCCGCTCGGCCGAGGAGTTCGGCATGGTCATCGACATGCTCGAGGACGGCCGGTTCGATCCCGACCCGCTCATCACTGACCGGATCGACCTTGACGACATCACCGACGAGGGCTTCGAGCGTCTCATCGATCCCGACAGCGATCAGGTAAAGATCCTCGTGAAACCGTAG